From a single Sporosarcina oncorhynchi genomic region:
- a CDS encoding DAK2 domain-containing protein has product MNFIDGVKFADMVKMGAHHLHLNADYVDSLNVFPVPDGDTGTNMNLSMTSGAKETAAHVTTHLGKTAQALSKGLLMGARGNSGVILSQLFRGFGKAVEEEATLTSGKFAEALEYGVQTAYKAVMKPVEGTILTVAKDAANKGVEVAKTTEDIILVMEAIVEESKASLKRTPDLLPVLKEVGVVDSGGQGLVYVYEGFLACLKGEELPERVATDSMDEMVNAEHHRGVQGFMNTEDIVYGYCTEFMVKFEDEKSKSHPFEETEFRLDLSKFGDSLLVISDEELAKVHIHTEEPGDALNYAQQYGSLINIKIENMRQQHIDIVGEQHSANPAEVSSHPYAVITVAMGAGVAELLKSIGASTVIEGGQTMNPSTEDIVKAIKDVGAERAIILPNNKNIIMAAKQAAEVSGIEAAVVETKSIPEGLAAILAFNPEAEVAENEKTMSNAASGVKTGQVTHSIRDTSIDGISIRKDDFMGLAGSKIILSNPSLDTVMKSLLDSLIDEDDEIVTLIYGEGVSDEDASEIAKFVESTYDHIEVELYNGKQPLYPYILSVE; this is encoded by the coding sequence ATGAATTTTATTGATGGAGTTAAATTTGCGGATATGGTGAAAATGGGAGCTCATCATCTTCATCTAAATGCGGATTATGTCGATTCATTAAACGTGTTTCCAGTACCCGATGGCGATACAGGAACGAATATGAATTTGTCCATGACGTCAGGCGCAAAAGAGACTGCAGCTCATGTGACTACTCATCTGGGTAAGACAGCACAGGCGTTGTCCAAAGGTCTATTAATGGGAGCTCGTGGGAATTCGGGTGTCATCCTGTCTCAATTGTTCCGTGGGTTTGGAAAAGCGGTTGAAGAAGAGGCGACATTGACGAGCGGTAAATTTGCTGAGGCACTGGAATACGGTGTTCAAACGGCTTATAAAGCTGTTATGAAGCCTGTAGAAGGTACGATTTTAACTGTTGCCAAAGATGCTGCCAATAAAGGCGTTGAAGTTGCAAAAACAACTGAAGACATTATTCTTGTTATGGAAGCAATTGTCGAAGAATCTAAAGCTTCATTAAAACGTACGCCTGACCTACTTCCCGTGTTGAAAGAAGTTGGTGTCGTCGATAGTGGTGGACAAGGTCTTGTATATGTTTACGAAGGCTTTCTTGCGTGTCTAAAAGGTGAAGAACTTCCTGAGCGGGTTGCTACTGACTCGATGGATGAAATGGTGAATGCCGAGCATCACCGTGGCGTTCAAGGATTCATGAACACGGAAGATATCGTTTATGGATACTGCACGGAGTTCATGGTCAAATTCGAGGATGAAAAGTCGAAAAGTCATCCGTTTGAAGAAACAGAATTCCGATTGGATCTTAGTAAATTCGGTGATTCACTCCTTGTCATTTCCGATGAAGAATTAGCGAAAGTACATATCCACACTGAAGAGCCTGGAGATGCGCTAAATTATGCGCAACAATATGGTTCGCTTATAAATATAAAAATCGAGAACATGCGTCAACAGCATATTGATATTGTCGGTGAACAGCATTCTGCGAATCCAGCTGAAGTTTCATCCCATCCATATGCAGTTATAACTGTCGCAATGGGTGCTGGTGTAGCGGAATTACTGAAAAGTATCGGAGCATCGACAGTTATCGAAGGTGGACAGACAATGAATCCTTCAACAGAAGATATTGTCAAAGCGATTAAAGATGTCGGCGCAGAACGCGCAATCATTTTACCGAACAATAAAAATATTATCATGGCAGCAAAACAGGCTGCTGAAGTAAGTGGCATCGAAGCGGCTGTCGTTGAAACAAAATCAATTCCTGAAGGGTTAGCAGCAATTCTTGCTTTTAATCCAGAAGCGGAAGTGGCTGAAAACGAAAAAACGATGTCGAATGCTGCATCTGGGGTTAAGACTGGACAAGTAACACATTCTATCCGTGATACATCCATTGATGGCATATCCATTCGAAAAGATGATTTCATGGGTCTTGCGGGCAGCAAAATCATACTATCAAATCCATCATTAGACACAGTGATGAAATCATTACTGGATTCACTGATTGATGAAGACGATGAAATCGTTACTCTCATTTATGGTGAAGGGGTTTCAGATGAAGATGCTTCTGAAATCGCCAAGTTTGTAGAATCCACTTACGATCATATCGAAGTGGAACTGTATAATGGTAAACAACCGCTTTATCCATATATTCTCTCGGTTGAATGA
- the rsgA gene encoding ribosome small subunit-dependent GTPase A, producing the protein MPKGQIRKAISGFYYVEQDGQLIQCKGRGVFRNRGITPLVGDIVTIVREGDNDATVTEIDERKNELVRPPISNIDQAFLVFSLVEPDFSPHLLDRFLVVIESYGIKPVICVTKKDIASESVVQDAEAALNYYRDIGYDVVETYIDDPNLFTVLEPFLKDQTTVLAGQSGVGKSTLLNTLIPELALKTGEISDALGRGKHTTRHVELMEVAGGLVADTPGFSSLEFTHIEKEELRNYFVEMERSASDCKFRGCLHTKEPGCAVKAKVETGEILQSRYKNYVQFLQEITDRKPRYS; encoded by the coding sequence ATGCCAAAAGGACAAATCAGAAAAGCAATTAGTGGTTTTTATTATGTCGAACAGGACGGGCAATTGATCCAGTGTAAAGGCCGTGGTGTTTTCAGGAATCGTGGAATAACGCCATTGGTCGGAGATATTGTGACAATTGTCCGAGAAGGCGACAATGATGCAACAGTAACTGAAATTGATGAGCGTAAAAACGAACTTGTCCGGCCGCCAATCTCTAATATCGATCAGGCTTTTCTCGTTTTTTCTTTGGTGGAACCTGATTTTAGTCCGCATTTGCTGGACAGGTTTCTTGTTGTTATAGAATCTTATGGCATTAAGCCGGTAATTTGTGTTACGAAAAAGGATATCGCAAGTGAAAGCGTTGTTCAGGATGCAGAAGCCGCCTTGAACTATTACCGAGATATTGGTTATGATGTCGTTGAAACATATATTGATGATCCGAATTTATTTACTGTATTGGAGCCTTTCCTGAAAGATCAAACAACAGTACTTGCCGGTCAATCAGGCGTCGGGAAATCGACCTTGTTAAACACGCTCATACCTGAGCTAGCTCTGAAAACAGGAGAAATTTCCGATGCGTTAGGTAGAGGAAAGCATACAACGAGACATGTGGAACTGATGGAAGTGGCAGGAGGGCTTGTAGCTGACACGCCAGGTTTCAGTTCACTCGAGTTCACACATATCGAAAAAGAGGAGTTGCGGAATTATTTCGTTGAAATGGAACGCAGCGCGTCAGATTGTAAGTTCCGGGGATGTCTTCACACGAAAGAGCCCGGTTGTGCAGTGAAAGCGAAGGTAGAGACTGGGGAAATCTTGCAGTCTCGTTATAAGAATTATGTGCAATTCCTGCAAGAAATTACTGATCGAAAGCCGAGGTATTCATAA
- the rsmB gene encoding 16S rRNA (cytosine(967)-C(5))-methyltransferase RsmB yields MTTTKKKIWNGNVRDAALSILIEINENQAYSNLLLNRTIKKYTIDPKDRGLLTELTYGTLQHRLALDYYLEPFVRGKLDKWVRELLRLSIYQIVFLTKIPPHAVVHEAVEIAKRRGHKRIAPTVNGILRSVLREGVRSIEDIKDDAERISIETSHPKWLIDRWIKQFGKEEALAMAHENNNPARMTARVNSLKSTVDEAISALNSEGIEATAGQVVAESVQTASGSLANTAAFSNGLLTIQDESSMLPVLALDVKPGMKVLDMCAAPGGKTTFIAEKMNDTGEIYAHDLHDHKLALIESNAERLGIKSIQTKSGDSRELTTIYKPASFDRILVDAPCSGLGVIRRKPEIKYNKTEQDLKNLSDIQQQLLEVAYQLIKPDGIIVYSTCTVEYDENEGLVREFLNTHSDLHLTELDGIQSNVPLPIENNMLQVLPQHFGSDGFFVAAFQKKHNS; encoded by the coding sequence ATGACAACTACTAAAAAGAAAATCTGGAACGGCAATGTACGGGATGCCGCGCTGTCCATACTGATTGAAATTAATGAAAATCAGGCATACAGCAACCTCCTTCTAAACAGGACTATCAAAAAATATACGATTGATCCTAAAGACCGGGGACTGTTAACAGAATTGACTTACGGCACACTTCAACATCGCTTGGCGCTGGATTATTATTTGGAACCGTTTGTGAGAGGCAAGTTGGATAAATGGGTGCGCGAATTATTACGACTGTCCATCTATCAAATTGTTTTCCTGACAAAAATCCCTCCCCACGCAGTCGTCCATGAAGCAGTTGAAATAGCGAAGCGACGAGGCCATAAACGGATTGCGCCAACTGTTAACGGTATACTGCGTTCGGTATTGCGTGAAGGGGTACGTTCCATCGAAGATATTAAAGATGACGCTGAAAGGATTTCCATCGAAACGAGTCACCCAAAATGGTTGATTGACAGATGGATTAAGCAATTTGGGAAAGAAGAAGCGTTGGCGATGGCACATGAAAACAATAATCCTGCACGAATGACAGCAAGAGTCAATTCGCTGAAATCTACGGTTGATGAAGCAATATCCGCATTGAATAGTGAAGGCATCGAAGCAACGGCGGGACAAGTTGTAGCCGAAAGTGTACAGACAGCTAGCGGTAGCTTAGCAAACACAGCTGCATTTTCGAATGGTTTACTGACTATCCAAGATGAAAGCTCGATGTTGCCTGTCCTTGCACTTGATGTGAAACCGGGCATGAAAGTGCTCGATATGTGTGCTGCACCAGGTGGAAAAACAACGTTCATCGCAGAGAAGATGAATGACACCGGGGAAATCTATGCCCATGATTTACATGATCATAAACTTGCGTTAATTGAATCGAATGCAGAACGCCTTGGGATAAAGTCCATTCAAACGAAAAGTGGCGACAGCAGAGAATTAACAACAATTTATAAGCCCGCTTCATTCGACCGGATACTTGTCGATGCACCTTGCAGTGGTCTCGGTGTCATCCGCCGGAAACCGGAAATAAAATACAATAAAACTGAACAAGATTTAAAAAACCTTTCGGACATTCAACAGCAATTGTTGGAAGTAGCCTATCAGCTTATCAAACCGGATGGGATTATCGTCTATAGTACATGTACGGTGGAATATGATGAAAATGAAGGGCTCGTCAGAGAGTTCTTGAACACACATTCCGATTTGCATCTTACAGAGCTGGATGGAATACAGAGCAATGTCCCATTGCCGATTGAAAACAACATGTTGCAAGTGCTTCCTCAGCATTTCGGTAGCGATGGATTTTTTGTAGCCGCTTTCCAAAAAAAACATAATAGCTGA
- the fmt gene encoding methionyl-tRNA formyltransferase, with protein sequence MTKIVFMGTPDFSVPVLTMLKDEGLEILAVVTQPDRPVGRKRVLTPPPVKAEAVRLGLPVLQPEKLRHSEELKEIINLKPDLIITAAYGQILPKELLETPEYGCINVHASLLPKYRGGAPIHQAVIDGETETGVTIMYMVEKLDAGNIISQVKVPITETDTTGILFDKLSAAGTQLLKETLPSILDKTNESIEQDEEKVTFASNISREQERIDWSKNGLAIYNQIRGLYPWPGSYSVFQGDNVKIWSAEKSDIVSEAKPGTIIKRLKDKLIIKTGDQTSIAITELQPAGKKRLTAEEFMNGVGAKWHEGDSFE encoded by the coding sequence AAAATCGTATTCATGGGAACTCCTGATTTTTCCGTTCCTGTACTAACTATGCTTAAAGACGAAGGTTTAGAAATTCTTGCAGTTGTTACCCAACCCGATCGACCAGTCGGAAGAAAGCGTGTTCTCACCCCCCCTCCTGTAAAAGCTGAGGCAGTTCGGCTCGGTTTGCCTGTACTGCAACCTGAAAAACTAAGGCATTCAGAAGAACTGAAAGAAATTATCAACTTGAAGCCCGATTTGATTATTACTGCAGCATATGGTCAAATTTTGCCGAAGGAGCTCCTTGAAACACCTGAATATGGTTGTATTAATGTGCATGCTTCATTATTGCCGAAATACCGAGGGGGAGCGCCAATCCATCAAGCAGTTATTGACGGCGAAACTGAAACCGGTGTCACAATCATGTATATGGTCGAAAAATTGGATGCGGGCAATATTATATCTCAAGTGAAAGTGCCGATAACGGAAACGGATACTACAGGTATACTGTTTGATAAGCTTTCAGCAGCCGGTACACAACTGCTCAAAGAGACATTGCCTTCAATACTAGACAAGACGAATGAAAGTATAGAGCAAGATGAAGAAAAAGTGACTTTTGCTAGCAATATTTCCCGTGAACAGGAACGAATTGACTGGTCGAAGAATGGACTAGCCATTTACAATCAGATCAGAGGATTATATCCATGGCCCGGATCATATTCTGTGTTCCAAGGAGATAATGTGAAAATTTGGAGCGCGGAGAAATCGGATATTGTTTCAGAAGCGAAACCAGGTACCATTATCAAACGTTTAAAAGATAAGCTGATTATTAAAACGGGTGATCAGACTTCAATAGCAATCACCGAATTGCAACCTGCCGGTAAAAAGCGATTGACTGCCGAAGAATTCATGAACGGTGTCGGGGCGAAATGGCATGAAGGAGACTCATTTGAATGA
- the rpe gene encoding ribulose-phosphate 3-epimerase, whose product MIKIAPSILAADFSKLAEEVLEVEKAGAELIHIDVMDGHFVPNITMGPIVVEALRPITKLPLDVHLMIENPDAYIEAFAKAGADYITVHVETCKHLHRTIQLIRSFGVKPGVVLNPHTPVEQIKHVLEDIDMVLFMTVNPGFGGQKFIHSVIPKVKQLSEIIKEKGLSIEIEIDGGINEETIIPCVEAGATIFVAGSAIYNEADRAAALQRIKTAGESALT is encoded by the coding sequence ATGATAAAAATTGCACCTTCTATTTTAGCAGCCGATTTCTCGAAATTAGCTGAAGAAGTATTGGAAGTCGAGAAAGCAGGCGCCGAACTTATCCATATTGATGTCATGGACGGCCATTTTGTTCCGAACATCACAATGGGGCCGATTGTTGTCGAAGCATTACGTCCTATAACAAAACTCCCACTGGATGTCCATCTCATGATTGAGAATCCGGATGCGTATATTGAAGCGTTTGCGAAGGCAGGAGCAGACTATATTACGGTTCATGTAGAAACATGCAAGCATCTGCATAGAACGATCCAACTAATTCGCTCATTTGGTGTGAAACCGGGGGTTGTGCTTAATCCTCATACGCCTGTCGAACAGATCAAACATGTGCTTGAAGATATCGATATGGTGCTATTTATGACTGTCAATCCAGGTTTCGGCGGACAAAAATTCATTCATTCCGTCATCCCAAAAGTAAAGCAACTGTCTGAAATTATTAAAGAAAAAGGATTGTCAATTGAGATTGAAATAGACGGCGGCATTAATGAAGAAACAATTATTCCATGTGTAGAAGCGGGTGCGACAATCTTTGTTGCGGGGTCGGCGATTTACAATGAAGCGGACAGGGCAGCGGCATTACAACGGATTAAAACAGCTGGAGAAAGTGCGCTTACCTGA
- a CDS encoding Stp1/IreP family PP2C-type Ser/Thr phosphatase: MMQFEVLTDIGRKRTVNEDSAAVFTLQDGPALAIVADGMGGHRGGDYASSTAVQLIGEKYTAIKDYSHFQNDDWIKWLNETITFVNDEIYSKAMNDPDLKGMGTTLDAVLLFENRGIITHVGDSRVYIIEEKTIQQVTKDHSFVNVLLESGEITEEEAEVHPQRNWIMRALGSEASIVPDFYQFTFDIHSSYVLICTDGLSNKVTTAQILTIVTSKGNLHEKAARLIGLANELGGEDNISVILTGPSVSEVDET, encoded by the coding sequence ATGATGCAATTTGAAGTTCTGACAGACATTGGTAGAAAGCGCACGGTAAATGAAGACAGTGCAGCTGTTTTCACGCTTCAAGACGGTCCAGCATTGGCGATAGTTGCTGATGGTATGGGGGGGCATCGAGGTGGGGATTACGCGAGCTCCACTGCTGTTCAGTTAATAGGCGAAAAGTATACAGCTATTAAAGATTACAGCCACTTTCAGAATGATGACTGGATAAAATGGCTGAATGAAACGATTACATTCGTCAACGATGAAATCTATTCAAAAGCCATGAATGACCCCGATTTAAAAGGGATGGGCACGACATTGGATGCTGTTCTTCTCTTTGAGAATAGGGGAATCATTACACATGTCGGTGACAGTCGTGTCTATATAATCGAAGAAAAAACGATTCAACAAGTTACAAAAGATCATTCTTTCGTAAATGTATTGCTAGAATCGGGAGAAATCACGGAAGAAGAAGCTGAAGTTCATCCACAAAGGAATTGGATTATGCGCGCTTTGGGTTCAGAAGCATCAATAGTGCCCGATTTTTATCAGTTTACCTTCGATATTCACTCATCATATGTTTTAATATGCACAGACGGTTTAAGTAATAAAGTTACAACTGCTCAAATTTTGACGATAGTTACTTCAAAAGGTAATTTACATGAAAAAGCAGCCCGTTTGATAGGATTGGCCAACGAACTGGGCGGAGAAGATAATATATCCGTCATACTAACGGGTCCATCCGTTTCGGAGGTGGATGAAACATGA
- a CDS encoding Asp23/Gls24 family envelope stress response protein: MSIELKNDYGTIDITNDVIAQVVGEATIECYGIVGMASRHQIRDGLTDILGKENYTKGVIVRNIGDETHIDMYVIVGYGTKISEVAYQVQSKVMYTLRKTLSLTVASVNIFVQGVRVTN; this comes from the coding sequence ATGTCCATTGAATTGAAAAACGATTACGGAACAATAGATATTACGAATGACGTCATAGCCCAAGTGGTTGGAGAGGCGACTATCGAATGCTACGGAATTGTCGGCATGGCTTCGCGTCATCAGATCCGTGATGGTCTTACGGATATCCTAGGTAAAGAAAATTATACCAAAGGGGTTATCGTGAGGAATATCGGTGATGAAACGCATATTGATATGTACGTCATAGTCGGTTACGGAACTAAAATCTCTGAAGTTGCCTACCAAGTGCAGTCCAAAGTCATGTACACACTAAGAAAGACATTATCGTTAACGGTAGCTTCTGTGAATATATTTGTTCAAGGAGTTCGGGTGACGAACTGA
- the pknB gene encoding Stk1 family PASTA domain-containing Ser/Thr kinase: MIGKRVGGRYEIIKGIGEGGMSKVYLAHDIILDRDVAIKVLNYDFVNEQDMKKRFQREALSATSLTHPHIVNIFDVGEDGELHYLVMEFIEGQTLKKYIQTNGPLRPIEAINIMKQLVSAIANAHHNGIIHRDIKPQNILMDSENDVKITDFGIAMALSATSHTKTNSVIGTVHYLSPEQARGGMATKKSDIYSLGIVFYELLTGKLPFSAETAVAIALKHLQEETPSVRLIYPEIPQSVENVILKATAKDATYRYQSADEMYEDLLTVLCEERNDEEKFVVPFDDDKTRIIPAIKDNTLLDEAEQTRIIEPIPAQPVAPVKKKRKKWHIVVGSLTALVAILLLIFLLPGMLGPKKETIPNVVGMDEAEAIAELEEYGFTVSEIEEDFSDEFIAGQVFRTIPEADKLRDVGTPVTLYVSKGKETMVLTNYIGRDFEEINSLLDRYNFKSIKSNPVHDDKPKGQIIGQSPEEGEEIVPEDTDLVFTVSLGKDIRKIDNLTGYSNEQLQKYAKTSGFDIRVVEKEHHDTIEEGRVIWQKPSANSEIEKGALVEVGLSKGPKEKPVKYIVRTIEIPYEVVDFEEEEDEQTDREPQTIQIYIQDSKHSMTDPVKEFTIIEDVKEKITIELGEGQRGAYRIFRNSTVIAEETIDYDDID, encoded by the coding sequence ATGATCGGTAAACGAGTAGGCGGCCGTTACGAAATTATTAAAGGCATCGGCGAAGGCGGTATGTCGAAAGTGTATCTTGCGCACGACATCATTCTGGACAGAGATGTAGCCATAAAAGTACTTAACTACGACTTTGTGAATGAACAAGATATGAAAAAGCGATTCCAGAGAGAGGCACTCTCTGCAACGAGTTTGACACATCCACATATCGTTAATATTTTTGATGTTGGAGAAGATGGCGAATTGCATTACCTTGTAATGGAATTCATTGAAGGCCAGACACTTAAAAAGTATATCCAAACAAATGGTCCTTTACGACCCATTGAAGCAATCAATATTATGAAACAATTAGTTTCTGCAATTGCCAATGCGCATCATAATGGGATTATCCATCGCGACATCAAGCCGCAAAACATCTTGATGGATAGCGAAAATGATGTGAAAATCACTGATTTCGGTATTGCTATGGCACTAAGTGCAACGTCCCATACAAAAACAAATTCAGTCATCGGCACAGTCCATTATTTGTCACCTGAGCAAGCAAGAGGTGGGATGGCGACGAAAAAGTCGGATATCTATTCACTAGGAATCGTTTTTTATGAATTATTAACGGGGAAATTGCCGTTTTCAGCCGAAACTGCAGTTGCGATTGCCTTGAAGCATCTACAGGAGGAAACGCCATCAGTCCGCCTCATCTATCCTGAAATTCCGCAGAGTGTTGAAAATGTCATTTTAAAGGCGACTGCAAAAGATGCTACCTATCGATACCAGTCAGCTGATGAGATGTACGAGGACCTTCTTACTGTTCTCTGCGAAGAAAGAAATGATGAGGAGAAGTTCGTTGTTCCTTTTGATGATGATAAAACCCGGATCATACCAGCTATTAAAGATAATACATTACTGGATGAAGCGGAACAGACACGTATCATTGAACCTATTCCCGCTCAACCTGTAGCACCTGTAAAGAAAAAGCGAAAGAAATGGCACATTGTAGTTGGTTCATTAACGGCTTTAGTTGCGATCCTATTGCTTATCTTTTTACTCCCTGGAATGTTAGGGCCAAAAAAAGAAACGATTCCAAATGTAGTTGGAATGGATGAAGCAGAAGCGATAGCTGAACTCGAGGAATACGGCTTTACAGTGAGCGAGATAGAAGAAGACTTTTCTGATGAGTTCATCGCAGGTCAAGTTTTCCGCACAATTCCAGAAGCTGACAAGCTGAGGGATGTTGGAACTCCTGTCACGCTGTATGTGAGTAAAGGTAAAGAGACGATGGTGTTGACGAACTATATTGGTCGTGATTTTGAAGAAATTAATAGCCTTTTGGATAGATATAATTTCAAATCCATTAAATCGAATCCCGTTCATGACGATAAGCCAAAGGGACAAATCATCGGGCAGTCACCGGAAGAAGGGGAAGAAATCGTTCCTGAAGATACCGACCTTGTTTTCACAGTCAGTCTCGGTAAAGACATCAGAAAAATTGATAACTTGACAGGCTATAGCAATGAACAACTACAGAAGTATGCCAAAACTTCCGGCTTCGATATTAGAGTTGTAGAAAAAGAACACCATGATACGATTGAAGAAGGTCGAGTCATATGGCAGAAACCATCTGCAAACTCTGAAATTGAAAAAGGGGCACTGGTAGAAGTCGGACTTTCAAAAGGACCAAAAGAAAAACCTGTAAAATATATTGTTCGTACAATTGAAATTCCATATGAGGTTGTTGACTTCGAAGAGGAGGAAGACGAACAGACAGATCGCGAACCGCAGACAATTCAAATTTATATACAAGACAGTAAACATTCCATGACGGATCCTGTTAAAGAGTTCACCATTATCGAAGATGTCAAAGAAAAAATTACGATTGAACTTGGAGAAGGACAGCGTGGAGCATATAGGATATTCAGAAATTCCACAGTCATCGCGGAGGAAACAATAGATTACGACGATATTGATTAA
- the rpmB gene encoding 50S ribosomal protein L28 — MAKECVITGRKASAGNNRSHAMNANRRTWGANLQKVRILVNGKPKRVWVSARALKSGKVQRV; from the coding sequence ATGGCTAAAGAATGTGTAATTACTGGTCGTAAAGCTAGTGCGGGGAACAATCGTTCACACGCAATGAATGCTAACAGACGTACTTGGGGAGCTAACCTTCAAAAAGTCCGTATTCTTGTAAACGGCAAGCCGAAGCGCGTTTGGGTATCTGCAAGAGCACTCAAATCAGGTAAAGTACAGCGCGTTTAA
- a CDS encoding thiamine diphosphokinase has product MNRIIICAGGPLEELPDLQACSSEDTLFIGVDRGTVHLMDLGIIPSIAIGDFDSITATQLELIKECVEEVSVFNSDKDETDTELAIIRALELEPEEIILTGVTGGRLDHFQSVLHLLYRLQFENAGVLFSIRNASNELAFFRSGVHRIYKVDELPYVSFFAFGGTVSGLTLTGFKYETVNAEIGMGMTKFTSNELIAEVCTISFRQGICLMVRSSDS; this is encoded by the coding sequence ATGAACAGAATCATCATATGTGCCGGTGGTCCTTTAGAAGAATTGCCTGATTTGCAAGCCTGCAGTTCAGAAGACACGCTATTCATTGGAGTAGATCGCGGTACTGTTCATCTCATGGATTTAGGCATTATACCGTCTATTGCCATCGGTGACTTCGATTCCATAACAGCGACTCAGCTAGAGCTGATCAAAGAGTGCGTGGAGGAAGTGTCCGTCTTCAATTCAGACAAAGATGAAACAGACACAGAGTTGGCCATCATACGGGCGCTCGAGCTGGAACCTGAAGAAATCATTTTAACAGGTGTAACAGGTGGAAGGCTGGATCATTTTCAATCTGTGTTGCATCTGTTATACCGTCTGCAATTTGAAAATGCAGGTGTTTTATTCTCGATAAGAAATGCTTCAAATGAATTGGCATTTTTCCGCTCTGGTGTTCATAGAATCTATAAAGTTGATGAACTACCTTATGTATCATTCTTCGCTTTTGGGGGCACCGTTTCCGGTCTGACGTTAACAGGCTTCAAGTACGAGACGGTGAATGCTGAAATCGGGATGGGGATGACGAAATTTACTAGCAATGAACTGATTGCAGAAGTTTGTACTATCTCATTCCGGCAAGGCATATGCTTAATGGTAAGGAGTTCAGATTCCTGA